In the genome of Streptomyces collinus, one region contains:
- a CDS encoding aminotransferase-like domain-containing protein, whose translation MVTAPLEPKAGSRPAGPATLELTDLHASLTDPALGSMTFLNEIAQRFPEAISFAPGRPYEGFFETSLVHQYLERYERHLREDRRLGEDEVRRTFYQYGRTKGIVHELITRHLAVDEDIVADPEAIVVTVGCQEAMFLVLRALRTGPRDVLLAVSPTYVGITGAARLVDMPVLEVREGPHGIDPAHLEEVVLDARAQGLRPRACYLIPDFSNPSGVSIDVPARQALLDLAERLDLLLLEDNPYGYFTADGAPLPTLKSLDTRGRVVYLGSFAKTGLPGARVGYVLADQRVTAADGTSGLLADELSKLKSMLTVNTSPIAQAVIAGKLLTHDCALREANAREIALYRDNRERLLAGLAHHFPQDSGSGVTWNVPHGGFFIVVTVPFPADDALLEVSAREHGVLWTPMSHFGTGPGTECQLRLSLSSVTGPRIDEGLRRLAALIGRHRL comes from the coding sequence GTGGTGACCGCCCCCCTGGAGCCGAAGGCCGGCAGCCGCCCGGCCGGCCCCGCGACGCTCGAACTGACGGATCTGCACGCCTCGCTCACCGATCCGGCGCTCGGCTCGATGACCTTCCTCAACGAGATCGCCCAGCGCTTCCCCGAGGCGATCTCCTTCGCCCCCGGCCGCCCGTACGAGGGATTCTTCGAAACCTCCCTCGTCCACCAGTACCTCGAACGCTACGAGCGTCATCTGCGTGAGGACCGGCGCCTCGGCGAGGACGAGGTTCGGCGCACCTTCTACCAGTACGGCCGTACCAAGGGCATCGTCCATGAGCTGATCACCCGGCACCTCGCCGTCGACGAGGACATCGTGGCCGACCCCGAGGCGATCGTCGTCACCGTGGGCTGCCAGGAGGCCATGTTCCTGGTCCTGCGGGCGCTGCGGACCGGCCCCCGCGACGTCCTGCTCGCCGTCTCACCCACGTACGTCGGTATCACCGGCGCCGCCCGGCTCGTCGACATGCCCGTCCTGGAGGTCCGGGAGGGACCGCACGGCATCGACCCCGCCCACCTGGAGGAGGTCGTGCTCGACGCTCGCGCTCAGGGTCTGCGCCCCCGCGCGTGCTATCTCATCCCCGACTTCTCCAACCCCTCGGGCGTCAGCATCGACGTGCCGGCGCGGCAAGCACTGCTCGACCTCGCCGAGCGCCTCGACCTGCTGCTGCTGGAGGACAACCCGTACGGCTACTTCACCGCCGACGGCGCCCCCCTCCCGACCCTGAAGTCGCTCGACACCCGGGGCCGGGTCGTCTACCTGGGCTCCTTCGCCAAGACCGGTCTGCCGGGAGCCCGCGTCGGCTACGTCCTGGCCGATCAGCGGGTGACGGCCGCGGACGGCACGAGCGGACTCCTGGCCGACGAGCTGTCGAAGCTGAAGAGCATGCTCACGGTCAACACGTCGCCCATCGCCCAGGCGGTGATCGCCGGCAAGCTCCTCACCCACGACTGCGCGCTGCGCGAGGCCAACGCCCGGGAGATCGCCCTCTACCGGGACAACCGCGAGCGCCTGCTGGCGGGACTGGCCCACCACTTCCCGCAGGACAGCGGTTCGGGCGTCACCTGGAACGTCCCGCACGGAGGCTTCTTCATCGTCGTCACCGTGCCCTTCCCCGCCGACGACGCGCTGCTGGAGGTCTCCGCCCGCGAGCACGGCGTGCTGTGGACGCCGATGAGCCACTTCGGCACCGGTCCCGGGACCGAGTGCCAACTGCGTCTCTCCCTCAGCTCGGTCACCGGGCCCCGGATCGACGAGGGGCTGCGTCGCCTGGCGGCACTGATCGGGAGGCACAGGTTGTAG